One segment of Cetobacterium sp. NK01 DNA contains the following:
- a CDS encoding lysine exporter LysO family protein yields MIGIFLSICIGVVIGLFFQTPALSTSSDSLIDLGLCLLLFFVGIDIGDNSSVFINLKTYGKKIWFLPFSTIIGSLLGGFLGSLFLPISVGEGLAISSGLGWYSLSAIELSKISAELGSVAFLSNVFREILAILTIPLIAKSIGSFESISTAGATAMDTLLPVINKSNSSDISVIAFFSGVVLTTSVPILVPLIVNIFNL; encoded by the coding sequence ATGATTGGAATATTTTTATCTATATGTATTGGAGTTGTTATAGGATTATTTTTTCAAACTCCAGCATTATCTACTTCATCTGATTCTTTAATTGATTTGGGATTATGTTTGCTTTTATTTTTTGTTGGAATTGATATTGGAGATAACTCTTCTGTTTTTATAAATTTAAAAACATATGGAAAAAAAATTTGGTTTCTTCCTTTTTCCACTATTATTGGTTCACTTTTAGGTGGTTTTTTAGGTTCCTTATTTCTTCCTATATCTGTAGGTGAAGGATTGGCTATATCTTCTGGATTAGGATGGTACTCTTTGTCAGCTATTGAATTGTCTAAAATTAGTGCTGAATTGGGAAGTGTAGCTTTTTTAAGTAATGTCTTTCGTGAAATTTTAGCTATTTTAACAATTCCCCTAATTGCTAAATCTATTGGAAGTTTTGAATCTATCTCTACTGCTGGAGCTACTGCAATGGATACTTTACTTCCTGTTATAAATAAAAGTAACAGTTCTGATATATCTGTTATTGCTTTTTTTTCTGGAGTAGTTTTAACTACCTCTGTTCCTATTTTAGTTCCATTAATTGTGAATATTTTTAACCTATAA
- a CDS encoding S1 RNA-binding domain-containing protein — MIKVGKRQTLKINNFSSKGAHLDAGTGDTKDNILLPNNELEGKVLDIGDELDVMIYRDSEDRLTATLRKTALTVGTIGKLYVTDINEKLGAFLDWGLKKELLLPHAQMVGDVKAGDEVLVGIYEDSKGRLSATMKIYSFLMPNKDYKKNDFVEGTVYRINPEIGVFVAVDNRYFGLIPNSECFRKFSVGEEIQARIIRVREDGKLDLALRELAFVQMDKDAEAIISKMKILKSHFRFNDDSSPEAIKEYFGISKKAFKRAIGRLLKEEKIEKTEEGFFKLK, encoded by the coding sequence ATGATAAAAGTAGGAAAAAGACAAACATTGAAAATTAACAATTTCAGTAGTAAAGGTGCACATTTAGATGCAGGAACTGGAGATACAAAAGATAATATTCTTTTGCCAAATAATGAATTAGAAGGAAAAGTATTAGATATTGGAGATGAATTAGATGTAATGATATACAGAGATTCAGAAGATAGATTAACTGCAACTTTAAGAAAAACTGCTCTAACAGTTGGAACAATAGGGAAGTTATACGTAACAGATATAAATGAAAAATTAGGAGCATTTTTAGATTGGGGTTTAAAAAAAGAGTTATTATTACCTCATGCACAAATGGTAGGAGATGTAAAAGCAGGAGATGAGGTTTTAGTAGGAATATATGAAGATAGTAAAGGTAGATTATCTGCAACAATGAAAATATATAGCTTTTTAATGCCTAATAAAGACTATAAGAAAAATGATTTTGTAGAAGGAACTGTGTATAGAATAAATCCTGAAATTGGAGTATTTGTAGCAGTAGATAATAGATATTTTGGATTGATACCAAATAGTGAATGTTTTAGAAAGTTTTCTGTAGGAGAAGAGATTCAAGCTAGAATTATTAGAGTAAGAGAAGATGGAAAATTAGATTTAGCTTTAAGAGAATTAGCATTTGTACAGATGGATAAAGACGCTGAAGCTATTATAAGTAAAATGAAGATATTAAAGTCACATTTCAGATTTAATGATGATAGTTCTCCCGAGGCGATAAAAGAGTATTTTGGAATAAGTAAAAAAGCTTTTAAAAGAGCAATAGGTAGACTTTTAAAGGAAGAAAAAATTGAAAAAACAGAAGAAGGTTTTT
- a CDS encoding LysO family transporter, which yields MFRILLYIFIITFGFLLSKYHLIPLRLKLKTSFLQTLSLFFLLGVMGYKIGSDDKIIKEFPNLGFQAIIIACFSILGSILITKIIFKKRGDN from the coding sequence ATGTTCAGAATATTACTCTATATTTTCATAATTACCTTTGGATTCTTACTAAGTAAATATCATTTAATACCTTTAAGGTTAAAATTAAAAACTTCATTTTTACAAACTTTATCTCTTTTCTTTTTATTAGGAGTTATGGGTTACAAAATTGGAAGTGATGATAAAATTATAAAAGAATTTCCAAACTTAGGTTTTCAAGCCATTATTATCGCTTGTTTTTCTATTTTAGGTAGTATCCTCATAACTAAAATAATATTTAAAAAAAGAGGTGATAATTAA